GCGGTAACGATCCCCGACTCGATCGCAGGTCTCCCGGTCACCACAATTGGGGTCTCGGCATTCCAAGGACGCACTACCCTGACCAACCTCACGATAGGCACCAACGTCACCAGCATCGCGCTCTGCGCGTTCAGATCCTGCAGCAACCTTCAAAGTGTCACGTTTCCTGATAACGTCACAAACATCGGGGTCTCGGCATTCAACTCATGCTCCAGCCTGACCAACGTTGTGATCGGGAACAGCGTTTCCAGCATTGGTGCCTACGCATTCCTCCATTGTACCGGCCTGGCAGCGTTCAATGTGAGCGCGTCCAACCCCGCCTTCACCAGCCCCTCTGGGGTTCTGTTCAATGTTCGCCAGCGCCAGTCCAAATAACCGCATTGCGGCCAGTCCGTCGAAAGGGAATTCTTTGGTTAAAAAACAAATTCCTGCTATCAGTTATAACCACCTCGTAAACTCATCCACCTCTATTTCCGCATCATCCAGAATTTTGCTCAACAAACCAGGGCCAATTGTCTCACCTGCATGAACCGGCACCACTGTACGACGCCCGTCCGGATGTTGCATAAAATGGTGACTGCCCTTAGTGCGCAAAACATTGAAACCTGCCCGCCGCAACGCTGCGACAAGCTCGCGTCCACGTAATCGAGGCAACCGAGGCATACTCAAACACTAATTCGCTGGACGCCAATAAACTCCGTGTTTGCCGGGTTATCTCGTTCTACCTCCAGGCACAACTCGATGGCCTCTCGTACACGCACAATTAGCTTGTCAAGGGAACGGGCTTGAGTATGGCATCCAGGCAATTCAGGAACGCTGGCTACATAGTAGCCTTCTTCGTCTCGCTCCACGATTATACTGAACTCACGTTTACTGTTTTTCCGCATGAAGGTACTATGCCAGAGAAAGGGAGGGGTCGCAAGGTCTTTTGAGTCCTGAAAAGGGATTCCAAACAATCTGCTCTCATCCACAAAAGGTTCTCTTTACGTCTTTTTGAGTTGTCCGCCAATACCTTCGCGCCGCTTGCGCCTTTTACTGATAGGAATTTGCTTTTTGGCACATTTGATGCGTTCACTTGTCGCGTTGCGGTAATCGTTATGATTGGCACATTGCAGGGATTCAAGCTGAGTACTGGATCGTTCGGACAGCAATACACTACGATTGATGGCGTAACATACCTGACGTGGTTCAACCTCGCGGACGCCAAATTGAAGGGGCTTGCGGAGGGAAGCACGGTGGAATACGAAGTGACGCTGGGGCCAACGGTGCTCTGCCACAGCCCAAGAGTGGAAGAAAAGCTGGCCAGCGCGAAACTGACCAGGGTGATTGGAGGCTGCCCATGAAGGCCGGCGACATTGTGAGGTATTCGCGAGTACTGGAAGAGGGCGAAGAGGAATTGAGATTTGTCCTGATGGCACCACCGGAGAAGGGCCGCGTGGATATTCAGTTGATTTGCGATTGGACTTTCAAGCCGATTGAAACGGTGGCGGAAAGTGAAGTTAAGTTGGCGGATGAGGCTCTGGCGAAAGGGTAACAATATGGGACTCACATATCATTTTACATTCAAAGCGCCGGCGAACAAGACGGCGGCGGAACTGGAGACGTTTCTGAGGGGTGTGGAAAAAGAGGCGCAAGCGCTGGGGTTCAAGCCGACGCTGATGCTGAACGTCAATTTTGACACGACAGAGCGGAAGCAGTTTTCACGGCGACTGACCACCGGCTGGCCGGTAGAGGATGAACGGCTAAAAGGCGCGAACCTGCCGGATGACAGCCGGGTGTGGCACCATAACGCCAGCGAGGGGACCTGCCGAATGCCGCCATCCAAGGGTGTGGTACTGGTGGTGACGGATGATCATGGCAGCGAAACGATCT
The nucleotide sequence above comes from Verrucomicrobiota bacterium. Encoded proteins:
- a CDS encoding leucine-rich repeat domain-containing protein; translation: MRWLKKHNFLAIRPAKLLPLLLLLALPTALQADCFTYWTNNGTITITSYCGPGGAVTIPDSIAGLPVTTIGVSAFQGRTTLTNLTIGTNVTSIALCAFRSCSNLQSVTFPDNVTNIGVSAFNSCSSLTNVVIGNSVSSIGAYAFLHCTGLAAFNVSASNPAFTSPSGVLFNVRQRQSK
- a CDS encoding type II toxin-antitoxin system HicB family antitoxin; this translates as MRKNSKREFSIIVERDEEGYYVASVPELPGCHTQARSLDKLIVRVREAIELCLEVERDNPANTEFIGVQRISV
- a CDS encoding type II toxin-antitoxin system HicA family toxin → MPRLPRLRGRELVAALRRAGFNVLRTKGSHHFMQHPDGRRTVVPVHAGETIGPGLLSKILDDAEIEVDEFTRWL